A stretch of the Capricornis sumatraensis isolate serow.1 chromosome 19, serow.2, whole genome shotgun sequence genome encodes the following:
- the ISLR2 gene encoding immunoglobulin superfamily containing leucine-rich repeat protein 2, whose protein sequence is MVPLRALCLAWALLGAAAACPEPCACVDKYAHQFADCAYKELREVPEGLPANVTTLSLSANKITVLRRGAFADVTQVTSLWLAHNEVRTVEPGSLAVLSQLKNLDLSHNLISSFPWSDLRNLSALQLLKMNHNRLGSLPRDALGALPDLRSLRINNNRLRTLAPGTFDTLSALSHLQLYHNPFHCSCSLVWLQAWAASTRVSLPEPDSIACASPPALQGVPVHRLPALSCVPPSVHLSVEPPPEAPDSPLPSGLTLMIHCVAEGHPTPRLQWQLQIPGGTVMLAPLVLSGEDGGDGAEDGEGEGDGDGPTQTEAPTPTPAHAWPAPPATPRFVALTNGSLLVPFLSAKEAGVYTCRAHNELGANSTSVRVAVAAAGPPKHAPGAGGDPDGQAPTSERKSTAKTRGNSVLTSKPEGKIKSQGMGRVSVLGDSEIGPEQEEAEEAGEGEVEDQVPADPMEEQRCGHGDLSRYVSNHAFNQSAELKPHVFELGVIALDVAEREARVQLTPLAARWGPGPGGSAGGGRPGRRPLRLLYLCPAGGGAAVQWSRVEEGVNAYWFRGLRPGTNYSVCLALAGEACHVQVVFATKKELPSLLVIVAVSVFLLVLATVPLLGAACCHLLAKHPGKPYRLILRPQAPDPMEKRIAADFDPRASYLESEKSYPAGGEAGGEEPEEAPGEGLDEDAEQGDPTGDLQREESLAACSLVESQSKANQEEFEAGSEYSDRLPLGAEAVDIAQEINGNYRQTAG, encoded by the coding sequence ATGGTACCGTTGAGGGCCCTGTGTCTGGCTTGGGCGCTGCTAGGAGCGGCCGCAGCGTGCCCTGAGCCGTGCGCCTGCGTGGACAAGTACGCGCACCAGTTCGCCGACTGCGCCTACAAGGAGCTGCGCGAGGTGCCAGAAGGACTGCCGGCCAACGTGACCACGCTCAGTCTGTCGGCGAACAAGATCACCGTACTGCGGCGCGGGGCTTTCGCCGACGTCACGCAGGTCACCTCGCTGTGGTTGGCGCACAATGAGGTGCGCACGGTGGAACCGGGCTCGCTGGCCGTGCTGAGCCAGCTCAAGAACCTCGACCTGAGCCACAACCTTATATCCAGCTTCCCATGGAGCGACCTTCGTAACCTGAGCGCGCTACAGCTGCTCAAGATGAACCACAACCGACTGGGCTCGTTGCCCCGGGACGCACTCGGTGCGCTGCCTGATCTGCGCTCCCTGCGCATCAACAACAACCGGCTTcgcacgctggctcctggcaccttCGACACGCTAAGTGCGCTGTCGCATCTGCAACTCTACCACAACCCCTTCCACTGCAGTTGCAGTCTTGTGTGGCTGCAGGCCTGGGCCGCGAGCACCCGGGTCTCCTTACCCGAGCCCGACTCCATCGCGTGCGCCTCGCCTCCTGCGCTGCAGGGCGTGCCGGTGCACCGCCTGCCCGCCCTGTCCTGTGTACCGCCCAGTGTGCATCTGAGTGTGGAGCCGCCGCCCGAGGCGCCGGACAGCCCCCTGCCCTCCGGCCTGACGCTCATGATACACTGCGTCGCCGAAGGACACCCCACGCCCCGCCTGCAATGGCAACTTCAGATCCCAGGTGGCACCGTAATGCTAGCCCCGCTGGTCCTGAGCGGGGAGGACGGCGGGGACGGGGCGGAAgacggggagggggaaggagatggggacGGGCCAACGCAGACAGAGGCCCCAACCCCGACTCCAGCACACGCCTGGCCGGCTCCCCCAGCCACCCCGCGCTTCGTGGCCCTCACCAATGGCTCCCTGTTGGTGCCCTTCCTGAGTGCCAAGGAGGCAGGCGTCTACACCTGCCGTGCCCACAACGAGCTGGGTGCCAACTCCACGTCGGTACGCGTGGCAGTGGCAGCTGCCGGCCCCCCAAAGCACGCTCCTGGCGCAGGGGGAGACCCTGATGGGCAGGCTCCAACCTCTGAGCGTAAGTCCACAGCTAAAACCCGGGGCAACAGCGTCCTAACGTCCAAGCCCGAAGGCAAAATCAAAAGCCAAGGCATGGGCCGGGTTAGCGTACTCGGGGATTCAGAGATAGGGCCGGAGCAGGAGGAGGCGGAGGAGGCAGGTGAGGGTGAAGTGGAAGACCAGGTCCCCGCCGACCCGATGGAGGAGCAGCGCTGTGGCCACGGGGACCTCTCGCGGTACGTGTCCAACCACGCCTTCAACCAGAGCGCCGAGCTCAAGCCTCACGTTTTCGAGCTGGGCGTCATCGCGCTGGACGTGGCAGAGCGGGAGGCGCGGGTGCAGCTGACGCCCCTGGCGGCTCGCTGGGGCCCGGGGCCCGGGGGCTCTGCGGGAGGAGGGCGACCCGGGCGGCGGCCACTGCGCCTGCTCTATCTGTGCCCGGCGGGGGGCGGCGCAGCAGTGCAGTGGTCGCGTGTCGAGGAGGGCGTCAACGCCTACTGGTTCCGTGGCCTGCGGCCCGGCACCAACTACTCCGTGTGCCTGGCGCTGGCAGGCGAGGCCTGCCACGTGCAAGTGGTGTTCGCCACCAAGAAAGAGCTGCCCTCGCTGCTGGTGATCGTGGCGGTGAGCGTGTTCCTCCTGGTGCTGGCCACCGTGCCCCTGCTGGGCGCCGCCTGCTGCCATCTGCTGGCCAAACACCCAGGCAAGCCCTACCGCCTTATCCTGAGGCCGCAGGCCCCCGACCCCATGGAGAAGCGCATCGCCGCCGACTTCGACCCGCGCGCCTCCTACCTCGAGTCCGAGAAAAGCTACCCAGCGGGTGGCGAGGCGGGCGGGGAGGAGCCGGAAGAGGCCCCCGGGGAGGGCCTCGACGAAGACGCGGAGCAGGGGGACCCCACTGGGGACCTGCAGAGAGAGGAAAGCCTGGCGGCTTGCTCGCTGGTGGAGTCCCAGTCCAAGGCCAACCAAGAGGAGTTCGAGGCAGGCTCCGAGTACAGTGACCGGCTGCCCCTGGGTGCCGAAGCGGTCGACATCGCCCAGGAGATTAACGGCAACTACAGGCAGACGGCGGGCTGA